In Liquorilactobacillus hordei DSM 19519, the following proteins share a genomic window:
- a CDS encoding IS3-like element IS1163 family transposase (programmed frameshift), translating to MKRYQDDFKASIVKMHREEKRSIRSLSEEYGVSPAAIHNWVKGAKSVELEDGTEVTSKEFKQLQKENQRLKEELEIFKSCGGVTGKALGRINCLVFIEDQLLRHRLSIILSALKLPRSTYYHWKRYQPSQHERVDNQLKEKIKLIWENNYRAYGYPRITMVLRKSGICVGSKRILRLMREMEIHSLMNRRFKKPGTHVDHSQRPNLIKHQPNARIWRADITYLELRPGTWVYLSSIYEPKVHQVLAFKIGRQMEAPLVVETINQALECHQKPQYFHSDMGSQYTSNEVETLLERHQISHSYSKQGYPYDNGPIEAFHSLLKREFAFQTTFSNFEDLVIRTSNYISWFNSDRIRTSV from the exons ATGAAACGATATCAAGATGATTTTAAAGCCAGCATTGTGAAGATGCATCGTGAAGAGAAAAGATCTATTCGCTCGCTTTCCGAGGAATACGGTGTTTCTCCAGCCGCAATTCATAACTGGGTTAAAGGCGCTAAATCAGTTGAGCTAGAAGACGGTACTGAAGTAACGTCCAAAGAATTCAAACAACTTCAAAAGGAAAATCAGCGATTAAAGGAGGAACTTGAAATTT TTAAAAGCTGCGGCGGTGTTACTGGGAAAGCATTAGGACGAATTAATTGCCTTGTCTTCATAGAAGATCAGTTATTGCGACACCGCTTATCAATTATTCTTTCGGCACTGAAATTACCGCGCAGCACCTATTACCATTGGAAAAGATATCAACCTAGTCAACACGAACGTGTTGATAATCAGCTCAAAGAAAAAATTAAATTGATTTGGGAAAATAATTATCGTGCCTATGGTTATCCACGAATAACGATGGTGCTTCGCAAGTCAGGCATCTGTGTTGGGTCAAAACGAATTTTACGATTAATGAGGGAAATGGAGATTCACTCTTTAATGAATCGGCGATTTAAAAAACCTGGCACTCATGTGGATCATTCACAACGCCCCAATTTAATCAAGCACCAGCCCAATGCAAGGATATGGCGTGCTGACATTACTTATTTGGAATTACGTCCAGGAACCTGGGTTTATCTCAGTTCTATTTACGAACCAAAGGTTCATCAAGTTCTTGCTTTCAAGATTGGTCGTCAGATGGAGGCGCCGTTAGTTGTAGAAACGATTAATCAGGCGCTTGAATGTCATCAAAAGCCACAATATTTTCACTCTGACATGGGTTCACAGTACACCAGCAACGAAGTTGAAACTTTACTTGAACGGCATCAGATTAGCCACTCATACTCAAAACAAGGTTATCCTTATGATAATGGGCCAATTGAAGCTTTTCACTCATTGTTGAAGAGAGAGTTTGCCTTTCAAACAACTTTTTCCAATTTTGAGGACTTGGTAATCCGAACCTCAAATTACATCAGTTGGTTTAATTCCGACAGAATTAGAACGAGTGTTTAG
- a CDS encoding glycoside hydrolase domain-containing protein has product MDQMVLETQQWLNKTYGGVSGFGSVTEDGLTGWGTVYGLTRALQHELGITGLVNNFGPTSKQKFNNITKTIVVGYTGNIAYIIQGGFWCKGITPGEFDGKFSADTASAVTTMKTKAGLADTSSSVDGNFMAALLNMSSFDLLTGGDAKVREMQQQLNHDYLAYTGILPCDGIYQRDTNSALIYALQAEEKISTSVATGAYGATTKKDTPTVKEGTTNNFVRILQWGLYVNNKAYTGAFDGVYDAAVVAAVKEFEETMALDSTDGTSAGVDIFMSLLTSAGNPDRSAIACDTSYQLNATRIATLKNAGYSIVGRYLTGTVGSGTSERAKNLTTDEITAITTGGLKIFPIYQDGASDKEAYFTAAQGKTDGTKAVYAAQDLGFKEGVVIYFAVDADIQAGDIAGSAKVYFEALYDIVTSYGYEVGIYGTRNVSATIISAGLATKAFISDMSTGYSGNLGYSIPDEWAFDQFSEISIGDFAIDKDATTSARETATGSFGVGGESGYGNAEDLAKINTIIDALSQQKDFSYLSGLKIEKTSKEYEIPGFAVDFYVQVKFEASVSEPGDNVGVVYNVSNGKFESDFTDTIAGVVALSDEINKEDINSALTELSSLINNGQIWVEPVTKGSDAGIALHIKSTFDHTLDSGETIELEYEIIIDEIFHKIEVVPTGMDDTTITDYNGIITTGVEIVAGVAVATAVTALAIVGLQALIVAGVGTGTAAGAAEAAGGLAALIAVIKNEKN; this is encoded by the coding sequence ATGGATCAAATGGTATTAGAAACACAACAATGGTTAAACAAAACGTATGGAGGAGTCAGTGGTTTTGGTAGTGTAACAGAAGATGGACTTACTGGCTGGGGAACAGTTTATGGGTTAACAAGGGCGTTACAACATGAACTTGGAATCACAGGTTTGGTCAATAATTTTGGACCAACAAGTAAACAAAAATTCAATAATATCACTAAAACAATTGTAGTTGGTTATACAGGCAATATTGCGTATATTATTCAAGGAGGATTTTGGTGTAAGGGAATCACACCAGGAGAATTTGATGGTAAGTTCTCAGCTGATACGGCTTCTGCAGTGACTACAATGAAAACAAAGGCAGGACTTGCAGATACAAGTAGCTCAGTAGATGGTAATTTTATGGCAGCTTTGTTAAATATGAGTTCTTTTGATTTACTAACGGGCGGCGATGCCAAAGTTCGCGAAATGCAACAACAATTGAATCATGATTATTTAGCGTATACAGGAATCTTGCCATGTGATGGAATTTACCAGCGAGATACTAATTCAGCTTTGATTTATGCGTTGCAGGCAGAAGAAAAGATAAGTACAAGTGTTGCGACAGGTGCTTATGGTGCAACCACTAAAAAAGATACACCAACTGTCAAAGAAGGAACAACAAATAATTTTGTTAGAATCTTGCAATGGGGATTGTATGTAAATAATAAAGCATATACGGGTGCATTTGATGGAGTCTATGATGCTGCAGTTGTTGCAGCGGTCAAGGAATTTGAAGAAACAATGGCATTAGATTCTACAGATGGAACCAGTGCAGGTGTAGATATCTTTATGAGTTTATTGACTTCAGCGGGTAATCCAGATCGTTCCGCAATCGCTTGTGATACCTCATATCAATTAAATGCAACGAGAATTGCGACTTTAAAAAATGCAGGTTACAGCATTGTTGGTCGTTATTTAACAGGAACTGTAGGTTCCGGTACGAGTGAGCGAGCAAAAAATTTAACAACAGATGAAATTACTGCCATTACAACCGGGGGATTAAAGATTTTTCCAATCTATCAAGATGGGGCTTCAGACAAAGAAGCGTACTTTACGGCAGCACAAGGTAAAACTGATGGGACAAAAGCAGTATATGCTGCACAAGATTTAGGATTTAAAGAAGGAGTAGTCATCTACTTTGCAGTTGATGCGGATATTCAAGCTGGAGATATTGCAGGATCAGCAAAGGTTTATTTTGAAGCTCTGTATGATATTGTAACTTCGTATGGCTATGAGGTTGGGATTTATGGAACTAGAAATGTTTCCGCAACTATTATTTCAGCAGGATTGGCAACCAAGGCCTTTATTTCGGATATGTCGACAGGATATTCCGGAAATCTTGGATATTCAATACCAGATGAATGGGCATTTGATCAATTCTCAGAGATCTCCATCGGAGACTTTGCGATTGATAAGGACGCGACAACAAGTGCGAGAGAAACTGCAACAGGTAGTTTTGGTGTCGGAGGAGAAAGCGGTTATGGAAATGCAGAAGATTTAGCAAAGATTAATACAATTATTGACGCTTTAAGTCAGCAGAAAGATTTTTCATATTTAAGTGGTTTAAAGATTGAGAAAACAAGTAAAGAATACGAAATTCCGGGTTTTGCTGTTGACTTTTACGTACAGGTTAAATTTGAAGCATCAGTTTCAGAGCCAGGTGATAATGTTGGTGTAGTTTATAATGTGTCAAATGGTAAGTTTGAGTCGGATTTTACGGATACCATAGCCGGAGTTGTGGCATTAAGTGATGAGATAAATAAAGAGGATATCAATTCAGCACTGACTGAATTGTCCTCTTTAATCAATAACGGTCAAATTTGGGTAGAGCCGGTTACTAAGGGCAGCGATGCAGGAATAGCTTTGCATATTAAATCAACTTTTGACCATACACTCGACAGTGGTGAAACTATTGAACTAGAGTATGAAATAATTATTGATGAGATATTCCATAAGATTGAAGTTGTGCCGACAGGAATGGACGACACTACAATAACTGATTACAATGGAATAATTACAACTGGTGTTGAAATTGTTGCTGGTGTAGCAGTAGCTACAGCAGTTACAGCACTTGCTATAGTAGGGCTTCAAGCTCTGATTGTAGCTGGTGTAGGAACGGGAACAGCTGCTGGAGCAGCAGAAGCTGCAGGCGGACTTGCAGCTCTAATAGCGGTGATCAAAAATGAGAAAAATTAA
- a CDS encoding site-specific integrase, translating to MDSKVMSADNFSKVKNFLLKYTKENISRNYMVMLIIVFTGMQVGEALALTIDSFDFKENTVTIKQAWKCLEKKVGETKTVNAHRTIPVPPDVLERIKKFCGSTKAASSISPDKDRLIFEDAFSNVPSPSTINSAFKTLQKRLDIEGNFSIHMIRHTIASLLIEKQADIVQVSRLLGHSSPKVTATYYLGLVPDRDFKKRKRLMNLLE from the coding sequence ATGGATTCTAAAGTTATGTCAGCAGATAATTTCAGTAAAGTGAAGAATTTTTTATTGAAGTACACTAAAGAAAATATTAGCAGAAATTATATGGTGATGTTAATAATTGTGTTTACTGGAATGCAAGTAGGAGAAGCATTAGCATTAACCATAGATTCCTTTGACTTCAAAGAGAATACAGTCACAATAAAGCAGGCATGGAAATGTCTCGAAAAAAAAGTAGGCGAAACAAAGACTGTTAATGCACATAGAACAATTCCTGTGCCACCAGATGTATTGGAACGAATAAAAAAATTCTGTGGAAGTACCAAAGCTGCTAGTTCGATTAGCCCAGATAAAGATAGACTTATTTTTGAGGACGCATTTTCAAATGTACCTAGTCCATCCACAATTAACTCAGCTTTTAAAACGCTTCAGAAGCGGTTAGATATTGAAGGAAATTTTTCAATTCATATGATTCGGCATACAATCGCGTCGTTATTGATTGAGAAGCAGGCGGATATTGTGCAAGTTTCTAGGTTATTAGGACATTCAAGTCCTAAAGTAACAGCCACCTATTACTTAGGATTGGTGCCAGACAGGGATTTTAAGAAACGTAAACGATTAATGAACTTACTAGAGTAA
- a CDS encoding ABC transporter transmembrane domain-containing protein: protein MDKIVHYFKQNKMRTIMLLIIMIVATTLDTLGSVFLTNLTDSIAHESKRLFVIWFMIIVLVSIGRVIFGNLTNYVQETLVEKLSIDLRGDIVQKIVQLSYGDFHNKWSVGDYTSWLTNDIQQIKKNGFFAFCDVCFYVLELVIPTFTLCFYNWSLAVTALLLSLVLLFLPKMVGNMLDSVAKDVTSSNSVFTTAVTSILGGFDTLIFFGKRSVMKSKINEESQNIYLAQSKYSYHNMWVNNIVGAISVLSQISIIGLTGLLAVNKNLSVGSVMSTGSLAAVIFMAMQNITSNIVVIKSTKPVFDKFVLLSANKNVENKQYLNNSQLKVPSLYVKDVALPDSTGSGYWLKPVSFKVVSGTKVLLAGPSGVGKSTLLRIIAGVTTDYEGTIDWNSDSNSYMPLYLPQKPYIFSDTIKFNLTLGAMYPQEIIEGALREVNLLDKIAALPQQMDTMITADGADFSGGERQRLALARALITQPRVLLLDESTSSLDEKLANKIMFKLMSIKDLTMIVVEHKINLEREQQFDQIIQLS from the coding sequence ATGGATAAAATAGTTCATTATTTCAAGCAAAATAAAATGCGAACTATCATGTTGCTAATAATTATGATTGTGGCAACTACCTTAGACACACTGGGGAGCGTTTTTCTGACCAATTTAACAGATAGTATTGCCCATGAGTCTAAGCGTTTATTTGTTATATGGTTTATGATAATTGTATTAGTGTCAATTGGTCGTGTAATTTTTGGTAATTTGACAAATTATGTGCAAGAAACTTTAGTAGAAAAGCTGAGTATTGATCTACGTGGGGATATTGTTCAGAAAATAGTGCAATTAAGTTATGGAGATTTCCATAATAAATGGTCAGTTGGTGACTATACTTCTTGGTTAACTAATGATATTCAGCAAATTAAGAAAAATGGTTTTTTTGCTTTTTGTGATGTTTGTTTTTATGTTTTGGAGTTGGTGATACCAACATTTACCCTATGCTTTTACAATTGGTCTTTGGCAGTAACTGCACTATTACTATCATTGGTTTTGCTCTTTTTGCCAAAAATGGTAGGAAATATGTTGGATAGTGTAGCTAAAGATGTTACATCGAGCAACAGCGTATTCACAACGGCTGTTACAAGCATACTTGGCGGGTTCGATACACTTATTTTTTTTGGAAAGAGAAGTGTAATGAAGTCCAAAATAAATGAGGAATCACAAAATATTTATTTAGCACAAAGCAAATATAGCTATCATAATATGTGGGTCAATAATATAGTTGGAGCCATTAGTGTCCTCAGTCAAATTAGTATTATCGGTTTAACAGGATTATTAGCTGTTAATAAAAATTTGTCTGTTGGGTCAGTGATGTCGACAGGTTCACTCGCAGCAGTCATTTTTATGGCAATGCAAAATATTACAAGTAATATTGTTGTTATAAAATCTACTAAACCTGTTTTTGATAAGTTTGTGTTATTGTCAGCTAATAAAAATGTTGAAAATAAACAATATCTTAATAATTCTCAGTTAAAGGTGCCCAGCCTGTACGTGAAGGATGTGGCACTGCCCGATTCTACTGGAAGTGGGTATTGGTTAAAACCAGTCAGCTTCAAAGTTGTTTCAGGGACAAAGGTGTTACTAGCAGGGCCAAGTGGAGTGGGAAAGAGTACATTGTTAAGAATAATAGCGGGTGTTACAACCGACTATGAGGGAACAATTGACTGGAATTCTGATAGTAATAGCTACATGCCATTGTATTTACCACAAAAGCCGTACATATTTAGCGACACTATCAAGTTCAATTTAACGCTAGGAGCAATGTATCCACAAGAGATCATAGAAGGAGCATTAAGAGAAGTTAATTTATTGGATAAAATAGCTGCATTACCACAGCAAATGGATACTATGATTACAGCTGATGGAGCAGATTTTTCGGGCGGAGAACGGCAACGTTTGGCATTAGCTAGGGCGTTAATTACTCAACCGCGTGTTTTATTACTTGATGAAAGTACATCGAGTTTGGATGAGAAACTGGCAAATAAAATAATGTTTAAGCTAATGTCTATTAAGGATCTTACTATGATTGTTGTAGAACATAAAATAAATCTAGAAAGAGAGCAGCAATTCGACCAAATCATACAACTTAGTTGA
- a CDS encoding protein kinase domain-containing protein, whose amino-acid sequence MKFLSSHIIAMNSLELKHYKITHNSSWLYFKHRNKHLDNQGWKIHISSTLKNLSNIIQIVVPILLEHKLSFKIPVTEYAAKVILFGGAGYLENGKVITIYVGDKKASDLESIIYVLASACDEFSHDGFPNIITDLQFEKTCIFLRYGGITPVIKYDKTSNPHQYLIDYEDHLVEDIRRIGYFKPNWVQLPFFLSNSIDKLKLQKEKENLLSDYDLHEPTVITRRTKSSVYQLKYNNKLVILKQASRFSVQDELKRDSIYRLKNELHILKLLKDCNVPKIIAFNQNEREAFLIEEKIDGMPLVAFFKQKNYVANNYTNITKIIINLQNEIKKIHNHGIIIRDLSEQNILVDKNLNVYLIDFEIASIENEKLPISGFTVGKSLIDWKHVNNRRTSKEDDYFAFGSIIFFITTSFNTGFNEATHNYSLSDYFQKLNNIALSSCKGNYLNLALLAVKIMQKKQLPSIDEFHKFPTKLQLTIDDKLLAKKKKNLAHRYLYFKLTSLIITDRNDVFNSIGILKTAKFYMQKTNDFTIYDCSYVNKWHIFF is encoded by the coding sequence ATGAAATTTTTATCTTCTCATATAATTGCAATGAACAGTTTAGAACTTAAACATTACAAAATTACTCACAACTCATCATGGCTATATTTCAAACATCGGAACAAACACCTTGATAATCAGGGATGGAAGATACATATATCATCAACTCTTAAGAATTTGTCCAATATAATTCAGATAGTCGTACCAATCTTACTTGAACACAAATTGTCTTTCAAAATACCTGTTACTGAATATGCTGCTAAGGTTATACTTTTTGGAGGCGCAGGTTATCTAGAAAACGGAAAAGTTATTACTATTTATGTAGGAGATAAAAAAGCCAGTGACCTAGAAAGTATTATTTATGTCTTAGCTAGTGCCTGTGATGAATTCTCTCATGATGGTTTTCCAAATATTATAACCGACTTACAATTTGAAAAAACATGTATTTTTCTTCGCTATGGCGGAATAACTCCTGTAATAAAATATGACAAAACTAGTAACCCACACCAGTATCTAATTGACTATGAAGATCACTTAGTTGAAGATATTCGTAGAATTGGATATTTTAAACCTAATTGGGTTCAGTTACCTTTCTTTTTATCCAACTCCATTGATAAACTTAAGCTACAAAAAGAAAAGGAAAATCTACTTTCTGATTATGATCTTCACGAACCTACTGTTATTACAAGGCGCACCAAAAGTTCTGTTTACCAACTTAAATACAACAATAAGTTGGTAATTTTAAAACAAGCAAGTAGATTTTCTGTACAAGATGAATTGAAAAGAGATAGCATATATAGATTGAAAAATGAACTACATATTCTTAAATTATTAAAAGACTGCAATGTTCCTAAAATTATTGCATTTAATCAAAATGAAAGAGAGGCATTTCTTATTGAAGAAAAAATTGATGGAATGCCCTTGGTTGCTTTTTTTAAGCAAAAAAATTATGTTGCTAATAATTATACTAATATTACAAAGATAATTATTAATTTACAGAATGAAATAAAAAAAATTCACAACCATGGTATTATTATCAGGGACCTATCTGAACAAAATATTTTAGTAGATAAAAATTTAAATGTCTATTTAATTGATTTCGAGATAGCTAGTATCGAGAATGAGAAACTACCCATATCTGGTTTCACTGTTGGTAAGTCACTTATTGATTGGAAACATGTAAACAATCGACGTACCTCAAAAGAGGACGATTATTTTGCATTTGGCAGTATTATTTTTTTTATCACAACATCCTTCAATACAGGATTTAATGAAGCTACACATAATTACTCTTTGTCCGATTACTTCCAAAAACTAAATAATATTGCTTTATCTAGCTGTAAAGGTAACTACTTAAACCTCGCACTTTTAGCCGTTAAAATTATGCAAAAAAAGCAGTTACCATCCATTGATGAATTCCATAAATTTCCTACTAAATTGCAATTAACCATTGACGATAAGTTATTAGCAAAAAAGAAAAAAAATCTAGCACATCGTTACCTATATTTTAAATTAACATCATTAATCATAACAGATCGTAACGATGTTTTTAATTCAATAGGAATACTAAAAACAGCTAAATTTTATATGCAAAAAACGAATGACTTTACTATATATGATTGCTCCTATGTCAATAAATGGCACATCTTTTTCTAA
- a CDS encoding IS3-like element IS1163 family transposase (programmed frameshift) — MKRYQDDFKASIVKMHREEKRSIRSLSEEYGVSPAAIHNWVKGAKSVELEDGTEVTSKEFKQLQKENQRLKEELEIFKSCGGVTGKALGRINCLVFIEDQLLRHRLSIILSALKLPRSTYYHWKRYQPSQHERVDNQLKEKIKLIWENNYRAYGYPRITMVLRKSGIRVGSKRILRLMREMEIHSLMNRRFKKPGTHVDHSQRPNLIKHQPNARIWRADITYLELRPGTWVYLSSIYEPKVHQVLAFKIGRQMEAPLVVETINQALECHQKPQYFHSDMGSQYTSNEVETLLERHQISHSYSKQGYPYDNGPIEAFHSLLKREFAFQTTFSNFEDLVIRTSNYISWFNSDRIRTSV, encoded by the exons ATGAAACGATATCAAGATGATTTTAAAGCCAGCATTGTGAAGATGCATCGTGAAGAGAAAAGATCTATTCGCTCGCTTTCCGAGGAATACGGTGTTTCTCCAGCCGCAATTCATAACTGGGTTAAAGGCGCTAAATCAGTTGAGCTAGAAGACGGTACTGAAGTAACGTCCAAAGAATTCAAACAACTTCAAAAGGAAAATCAGCGATTAAAGGAGGAACTTGAAATTT TTAAAAGCTGCGGCGGTGTTACTGGGAAAGCATTAGGACGAATTAATTGCCTTGTCTTCATAGAAGATCAGTTATTGCGACACCGCTTATCAATTATTCTTTCGGCACTGAAATTACCGCGTAGCACCTATTACCATTGGAAAAGATATCAACCTAGTCAACACGAACGTGTTGATAATCAGCTCAAAGAAAAAATTAAATTGATTTGGGAAAATAATTATCGTGCCTATGGTTATCCACGAATAACGATGGTGCTTCGCAAGTCAGGCATCCGTGTTGGGTCAAAACGAATTTTACGATTAATGAGGGAAATGGAGATTCACTCTTTAATGAATCGGCGATTTAAAAAACCTGGCACTCATGTGGATCATTCACAACGCCCCAATTTAATCAAGCACCAGCCCAATGCAAGGATATGGCGTGCTGACATTACTTATTTGGAATTACGTCCAGGAACCTGGGTTTATCTCAGTTCTATTTACGAACCAAAGGTTCATCAAGTTCTTGCTTTCAAGATTGGTCGTCAGATGGAGGCGCCGTTAGTTGTAGAAACGATTAATCAGGCGCTTGAATGTCATCAAAAGCCACAATATTTTCACTCTGACATGGGTTCACAGTACACCAGCAACGAAGTTGAAACTTTACTTGAACGGCATCAGATTAGCCACTCATACTCAAAACAAGGTTATCCTTATGATAATGGGCCAATTGAAGCTTTTCACTCATTGTTGAAGAGAGAGTTTGCCTTTCAAACAACTTTTTCCAATTTTGAGGACTTGGTAATCCGAACCTCAAATTACATCAGTTGGTTTAATTCCGACAGAATTAGAACGAGTGTTTAG
- a CDS encoding lanthionine synthetase LanC family protein, which translates to MSWARKLEKHNNKFLYIKFTVSLLDEIKKDISSLYSGYGFGLAGIGTELLQNLQDEQDKTLYNQEINLVEQIATELKKRTYYINNEIKFDYGSPLGFIQNEDVNNFRYGNSGIGHFFCKYYDQFHDTSILRLITQLQHKVLNSLSIVNANQLVFKDFEGEATQLSGLALGYGGPLIFLFESSKFIINPANLTNLSNILQISEKKRDLVCAKLSTGVAGQILQHHILGNNKLVVKYQTILLNLKSENSDVPFWTPQNKYFSYDDDFFEGNSGIVYSLIM; encoded by the coding sequence ATGTCTTGGGCAAGAAAACTTGAAAAGCACAATAATAAATTTTTGTATATAAAATTCACAGTTTCACTTCTTGATGAAATTAAAAAAGATATTTCTTCACTATATTCCGGATATGGTTTTGGTCTAGCAGGAATTGGTACAGAACTATTACAGAATTTACAGGACGAACAAGATAAAACTCTTTATAATCAAGAAATTAATCTTGTAGAACAAATAGCTACTGAGCTAAAAAAAAGAACTTATTATATAAATAATGAAATAAAATTTGATTATGGATCTCCACTTGGCTTTATTCAGAATGAAGATGTGAATAATTTTAGATACGGGAACAGTGGTATTGGGCACTTCTTTTGTAAATACTATGATCAATTCCATGATACTTCTATATTACGATTAATAACTCAATTACAACACAAAGTATTAAATTCATTATCAATAGTAAATGCTAATCAACTTGTTTTTAAAGATTTTGAAGGTGAAGCAACACAACTATCAGGTTTGGCACTTGGATATGGTGGTCCTCTCATATTTTTATTTGAGAGTTCAAAATTTATAATAAATCCAGCAAACTTGACTAACCTATCAAATATATTGCAGATTTCAGAAAAAAAACGAGATCTTGTATGTGCAAAATTATCAACGGGTGTTGCAGGACAGATATTGCAACACCATATTCTTGGTAACAATAAGTTAGTTGTAAAGTATCAAACTATATTATTGAATTTAAAATCAGAAAATAGTGATGTACCTTTTTGGACTCCACAAAATAAGTATTTTTCATATGATGATGATTTTTTTGAAGGAAACTCTGGTATTGTGTACTCCTTAATTATGTAG
- a CDS encoding 2,3-diphosphoglycerate-dependent phosphoglycerate mutase, with the protein MTKLVFIRHGQSEWNLKNLFTGWVDVNLSEQGEKEAKEAGRKLKEAGIEFDQAYTSVLTRAIKTLHFALEESGQLWVPETKSWRLNERHYGALQGQNKAEAAEKFGEDQVHIWRRSYDVLPPLLSADDEGSAAQDRRYADLDPRAIPGGENLKVTLERVIPFWEDEIAPKLLEGKNVIIAAHGNSLRALTKYIEDISDADIMDVEMATGQPVVYDLDEKLNIVSKEKL; encoded by the coding sequence ATGACAAAATTAGTTTTTATCCGTCACGGACAAAGTGAATGGAACTTGAAGAACCTTTTCACCGGTTGGGTTGACGTTAACTTAAGTGAACAAGGTGAAAAAGAAGCTAAGGAAGCTGGACGTAAGTTAAAAGAAGCAGGAATCGAATTTGATCAAGCTTATACATCAGTATTGACTCGTGCTATTAAGACGTTGCATTTTGCTTTGGAAGAATCAGGTCAATTATGGGTTCCAGAAACAAAATCATGGCGCTTAAATGAACGTCATTATGGTGCATTACAAGGCCAAAATAAAGCAGAAGCTGCTGAAAAATTTGGTGAAGACCAAGTTCATATTTGGCGTCGTTCTTACGATGTACTTCCACCACTCTTGAGTGCTGACGATGAAGGCTCTGCAGCACAAGATCGTCGTTATGCAGACCTTGATCCACGTGCTATCCCTGGTGGCGAAAACTTGAAGGTTACTTTGGAACGTGTTATCCCATTCTGGGAAGACGAAATTGCTCCTAAGTTGCTTGAAGGCAAGAATGTTATCATCGCAGCACATGGTAACTCATTACGTGCCCTTACAAAATACATTGAAGACATCTCAGATGCAGACATCATGGATGTTGAAATGGCAACAGGTCAACCAGTTGTTTATGACTTGGATGAAAAGTTGAACATTGTAAGCAAAGAAAAACTTTAA